A window of the Hordeum vulgare subsp. vulgare chromosome 5H, MorexV3_pseudomolecules_assembly, whole genome shotgun sequence genome harbors these coding sequences:
- the LOC123398451 gene encoding uncharacterized protein LOC123398451: protein MRSCYSSSSLCGISRAAWRHAVAGTLSLSDIRHHHQHSLRYLPLRPPVPPIAICLAERFFSSSSSKRPTKRSAAKKATPPPMDSAGSDPFYVVRKGDVIGIYKNLADCQAQVSNSVCDPSVTVYKGYSLRKDTEEYLTARGLKNALYSINAADAKDELFDDLAPCPFQQPDGTSTLKRPQEMETGPSKKHPKVAGQEPLPDSHLSCILEFDGACKGNPGKSGAGVVVRRSDGSMIAQLREGLGIATNNAAEYRALLLGLRYAAKKGFKYVRAQGDSKLVCNQVQDLWRVRNDNMADLCKKVKELKGSFLQFQINHVLREFNADADAQANFAVELPVGEIQEQSSFPC from the exons ATGAGGAGttgctattcttcttcttctctctgtgGGATTTCTAGAGCGGCGTGGAGGCACGCTGTGGCCGGCACCCTGAGCCTGAGCGacatccgccaccaccaccaacacagcCTGCGCTACTTGCCCCTCAGGCCTCCCGTGCCGCCCATTGCCATTTGCCTCGCCGAgcgcttcttctcttcctcctcgtccAAGCGCCCCACCAAGAGATCCGCCGCAAAGAAGGCCACACCGCCGCCGATGGACTCTGCCGGCAGCGACCCGTtctatgtcgtccgcaagggggaTGTCATCGGCATCTACAAGAACCTCGCCGACTGCCAAGCTCAAGTCAGCAATTCG GTCTGCGATCCTTCTGTGACTGTGTACAAAGGCTATTCTCTTCGTAAAGACACCGAGGAGTATCTCACTGCGCGCGGGTTAAAGAATGCTCTGTATTCCATTAATGCAGCAGATGCAAAAGATGAATTGTTTGATGATCTGGCACCCTGCCCTTTCCAG CAACCTGATGGAACCTCTACTTTGAAAAGGCCACAGGAGATG GAAACTGGACCATCTAAGAAGCATCCCAAAGTCGCTGGACAGGAGCCATTGCCTGATAGTCAT CTATCCTGCATTCTTGAATTTGATGGTGCTTGCAAAGGAAATCCCGGGAAATCAGGGGCCGGTGTAGTAGTAAGGCGGTCAGATGGATCTATG ATTGCTCAACTACGCGAGGGTTTGGGTATTGCAACGAATAACGCTGCTGAATATCGTGCATTGCTCCTGGGGTTGAGATATGCTGCTAAGAAGGGATTCAAATATGTTCGTGCTCAAGGCGATTCTAAGCTTGTCTGTAACCAG GTCCAAGATCTCTGGCGTGTTAGGAATGATAATATGGCGGACTTGTGCAAGAAAGTCAAGGAACTGAAGGGAAGTTTCCTTCAGTTTCAAATCAACCATGTTTTGAGG GAGTTTAATGCAGATGCGGATGCCCAAGCTAACTTTGCTGTTGAACTTCCTG TTGGTGAAATTCAAGAGCAGTCAAGCTTCCCATGCTAG